The stretch of DNA GAAAGCCCCATTGACATctcttagaatgtatgtgttgccaccttagggtcatgcactactcataaagGAAATGTAGAACTTTTTATTATTCCAAAACATCAAATACCGTCCCAATTtgttgtgatatgatattttggcaaTATACGCCAGCCCTAAGTTTGGCACCCCTGGTCTAGCAAGTTTGGctatagacatacagtataaatatCATAGACTCCTGGTGCAATATCTTAGGACTGTCATGAATGCAGGCACTATTCAGGATAATGCAGATAATCAGAACAAGTATATTGAAGTATGGATTGGGCATTGATGAACTTCAATGCCTTGATGTGCAGTTATCAGGAGCCAACTGGATCAATGCTTCTCTTTCCAGGTGTCTTGTTGCTCAATGCTGTGCTGACCGTCCGAGCGCACCAGGCcaactctcacaaagacaagggcTGGGAAACCTTCACTGACGCTGTGGTGCAGTGGCTCAGCTCCAACCGGGAGGGCCTCGTCTTCATGCTGTGGGGGGCCTATGCTCAGAAGAAGGGAGCAGCTATTGATAGGGTTggttaaatgtaatttaatattGTATTAATAGTGAAACAAACACTTTTCTATTCTTGACACAATCCACTGACCTCAGCTTAATGGTCTTTTGTCTTTATCCTCTGTAGAAACGTCACCATGTTCTTCCCACTGTACACCCCTCCCCTTTATCTGCTCATCGAGGGTTCTTCGGATGCAAGCACTTTTCCAAGACCAATGAGTTGCTGGAGAAATCAGGGAAGGAGCCCATAGACTGGAAGGCACTTTGAGATGTCCCCACACAGCCTTATTTTCACGGTGGGGATTCCAAAATGCAACTAACTAGATTCATCACTACTGTTACCAAACCATAAGCTTATGGTATTATTTTTGTTATCAAATATCTGGGTGACATGTGTGTAAATGTTTACTGCAGTGGGCAAGGCCATACTATATTCCTTTATTGGCAGATTATAGTTTTCACTCTGGTTTGCAGTTTGCACCCTTTAAAATGTAATTGGATTTGATCTACATTCAAGCTAAGTAATACCTCATCAACAAGTATCACGTTGGTATGTCAAAACATAGCAGCTACAtcaaggtttcccaaactcagtcctggccCCACctctgggtgcacattttggtttttgccttaccaccacacagctgattcaaataatcaaagcttgatgagctggttatttgaatcagatttttttttacaaaccccaggactgtgtttgggaaaccctgagctAAATGTGGCTGGTTTGTAAATATGTAATTATTCTGTTCTTGGTTTTTAGTACATTTTGTATTATGCTTTTCTACTTTAAAAATAAACGTACTGTTATTCAAGGCTGTTTTGTGATACTGTAATCAATATGAAGAATCTATTTAGAATGTTTCCTCTGGGGTTGATTCCTCTGTCAGGGTTTCCCTAAATCAGTCCTGGGGACTCCGTGGGGTGCATGTtctggtttttgccctagcaataCAGAGCTGATTTATAAAATAATCAACTATTCATAAAATTTGGATatatttcaatcagctgtgtagtgctcgggCAAAAAATTAAACGTGCATCCCTTGGGGTCCTCataaccgagtttgggaaacgatGCTCTAAGTTGATGACAtgattaagtttttttttttttttttgtaatgtgcTGCATGAAGTGAGGGGGGGGGTTCGATTGCCTGGGTGTTTTGCACCGGGTGGAAGTtgattgcatttgttttggaaccgggctgcctcgCGGGCTTGAGCTTGGTGCCCAATTTTATatgtaagtgctttaatatgtttggaccccaggaagactaatggggatccctaataaatacaaagcCCACAGCGACGTTGGCAAAATAATGTGGAATAATGAGTCGGATTCTGTTTTCAAATGCAAAACTCATTGCTTTATCTGTCTTCGCAATGAACACTTGTTGACAAAATGGCCGAGCGGTGCAGATTAGTGTTTGATATGGGAAGGGGCTTCTCCCTCACCGTTTTTGCACTTTCACGTGCCATACATGGGACAGTTTAGCGTAATCGAATCCGCCCACTGTCAGGTTACGTTCCAGACCTTGAGTGGCCARTGGCcataccaatgatttatatatatacactagaggACGTACATGGggtgctgttttgaagccaccacCCCTCCATCTTCGCACTCCCCCacgatgtaaaaaatattttggaagctatagaatcttttttttatttttatgcctGCATTTGTTTGTTCCACGTTTATATTATTGACAACTTAATGTATACTTttacattatattatgtgagtttaaaataaaaaaatatatataaaaacatttcccTAAAGTAGGATTTTGTAATGTTACTGTCCCGTAAATACATGTAATTGTGTCCTTGAAACATTGAattaaaatactgtagaattccatccactcctatggaggactgcttcttaTTCAAGgtagtgccaatatggccgaccggggCTTCAAATGCTCTCGTTGACCAGTACATAGCAacacaatccagggtttatatacatcatttgtCCAAACATATCTGTCATAGGGCCAGACACATCTGTGCGGTGGTGGTCCTTCAAACACAAAACGTATCGTCTAAATGCAACATTTCTACCGTGACAATGCCTGTACAAAGTTTACCGATTCGAGACTCTGCCTTCCATGTGCGACTGCTGCATCAATACTTGATTCTGCTGAAGAATTACCCAATTCTTACCAAATCCGTGACGAGGTcagtatagctaacgttagctagcctgtTGAAACAGTTTGAATATAATGGGATAATTAGCTATTGTTATTAACTAGTTAGCTTGCAGGGGTCTAGTGTAACTAGTGTAACACCTAACAATTGACAACAATTACTACTGATCACTCATacagaaattgttcttaactgacttgcctagttaaataacggtaaaaaaattgCATTAACTAATTTGTGGTAGACATCGTAAGGGTATAAGGGTATGGAGCTACTTGATAATTTGCAAACTATGCTTTGGCAAGGTAAACATGTCCCTTTGCCAAGACCTTTCTACTTTGCTCTGTCTGTTTTCAGCCAATCAGCCTCTGCTCTAAGAACCTCCCTCATCTTTCCTGACAACAGTTGCTGTCATAGTTGCATTGTTTCAATGCACTTAAAGAAGAAAACTTTCTTCAAACTTTAATCACTACCATGGCATGACTACAAATAAATGGTCTACATCTTTTTCAGTGGCATTCTCTCAGCAATGGGAAATCTTCTATCTCAAGCATTGGAAGTAAAACGAAAGGCCAAAGAAGGGACCCCAGTGAAGGAGATTGACATTTCAGGACCTGCCCGCTTTGCCATTTATGGGTAGGCATGTGATTAAAATCAGGTCCAAATCACTTGATTTMTTTTTYTTTTTTTTWATTGCAATGTACTGTACAATGAACACAGCTATTGAAATTTCCCGTTTTTGTTTCAGGTCGCTCATTACTGGGCCTGTAAGCCATTACTTTTACCAACTTATGGAGGTGTTGATGCCTACCACTGTTCCATACTGCATGGTGAAACGCTTGCTCTTGGATCGCCTTATCTTCGCCCCTGCGTTCCTGCTGCTTTTCTTCTTTGTTATGAACATCCTGGAGGTAAGTCAGCTTCTCCACTATGGAGTCTCCTGTACCATACACCTGACTAGCCCATTCATAGACGCTACTGACTTTAGCGCCTATTGACGATAGTGTCTTCTGGCCGGGGGAACATACATTTCTTCTGTTTCTTATATTTTCCAAAactatctttcatatcagcaagaaatcattttcaaaaaacaaaagttTATATTACTACACAAATTTATAGAGTTCCCACGGagacatatttccatgttacagcgttTGTTTATAGAAATTAGACGCAAGACAGTCGACTACCTGTGCAAATTATATGCGTCACCTAACACCTATGTGTAAACGGAAGATGGATGCCACAAACGTGATGTCACTGAAAAACAGTGTTGGCTGCAACTTTGTTAAAACGGGTTAAAACAGTGRACAGTAAGTAAATGCCGAGAGTGTgctcaaggaaaagggtggctattttgaagaatctcaaatctKaaatatattttgatttgtttcacactttttttggttactacatgattccatatgtgttatttcatagttttgatgtcttcactattattctacaatgtagaaaatagttttWaaaaaagaaaaggaaaatcccttgaatgagtaggtgttctaaaacttttgaccggtagtgtatgttttgCATTTGTgacattattttgatgtgatatgaaagtagagggcttTAAGTTTACAACCGTACCGCAATagagaatcgattcacgtttggagaatttggctgttttggctgccagagccagtaAGCCTCTAAatagaacatgtaaggtccttggactataagcAGTAACATTAGGTTCCTTTAGTCCATTATTACTGACCAACTCTCCCTGCTTGGATCAGATAGCACTGTCtcgtataaaaaaaatattactctGTGTAGTTCAAACTTTATGCAGGGACTGCCTCCTAGTCTGTCAGTTTAGGTTGGCCCTAGTGAAATTATGCAGTACTACTCAGACAGTTAATTTCCATTAGTGGTTCATTAATTACATTCTAYTCCAGACTATTGCCATGCCTGTACATTCATTTTCATCCATTCTAATGCTATTTTAGGGTAAGAGGTGGGAAGACTTCCAGAGCAAAGTGAATAGTAGTTATTGGCCTGCCTTGAAGATGAACTGGAAAGTGTGGACCCCCTTCCAGTTCATCAACATCAACTATGTGTCTGTAGAGGTGAGCAGTTCTCACTGGCTTTTCTTTTATGCATTCATCTGGAATGTAGTGGTGCTCTGTTACcaatctgtgttgttgtgttttcagTTTCGAGTGCTGTTTGCCAACATGGTGGCCTTATTTTGGTATGCTTACCTTGCGTCTGTGAGGAAGTGAAGACTCCCAAGATTTTCTCCCTGATTACTGAATGTAGAGGGCACAGGGTGTGCCTCTGGAGCTGCAGAACGTTGCAAGGACAGGCCTGTGAATGCCAGTGCAGCAAGCTGGTACAACCAGGCAGATTGACTGGGGTGATGTGAAGGCCTTCACTCGCATACTACAAAAGTACTACACTAAGGAAATCATAACACATCTAATGTGTTGCTCACATGCAGAATAACCGATAACTAAAATGTTCAATGTTAATTCTTACTACTGAAATTTCCAATCTTAAATTAATTGAAATACTTGAGTATCTTTGTGCCGTGGTGTATTTTGGTTTGAACAATGGTAAATACATGTTACCTATTCTTGAAAGATACAAATGTATATTATAATTTAAGAAGAAGCAAATGTGCTGTAGGAAATGAATATCAGTAACTATTTCAACCTTGAATGCAATTKATTTAACACCATATGAATATGCAATGTTAAGATTTATCAGACCATGAAGCATTGTGTATATTGCTGACAAGGCTGGCCTGTAGTTTCCTCATGTGGACTGCCTTCAGTTTAGTTTGAGTCTCAAACTGTAAATGTTAttactctttctgtctctatcagGCCAAATAAGGGAGCAACAGCACATCGGACTGAAACTGACAAWGTATTTTACATCCTGATGCATTTGATTTAACTGTATTTTATAAAAACCAGTCCATTACCTTATGTTGCTTTAACTTTTGTTTTGAGTTGGAGCCATGCCAATGATGGTAGACTGAGTTTTATACTTGGTTATTACTTTATTACAAtctcatttacattttttcaacAAAAGCCAATATCAGCCATGCTTAAWTTAAAAGTTTACAACTGACTACAAAAGTAACACTGGTCATTTTTGGACAAMATAGCTTTTTCTCTATAGACATGGAATGCATAATAAGTTAAGGGCTTCAGGTGACCTGTGGTTTCAGGTCGATACTGGGTGTCTTCAGCCTCCCCTTAGACGGAGCGTCAGGTGAATAGTGCTTAGATTTCTGACACCATAGTCTTCCAGTTTCTTGCCATCATCGAGCTGCTTGCCCTCATGAATCAGCCTCTGTTGGTTGGCTGGGACTCCCTCCTTGTTTTGGACTTTGGCTTTGAACTGGGTTACAGTCTCACCTGACACCACCTCATATGTGTGCGTCTGGCCCTTTTCATTTTTCAGGAACACCTGGATGTGAGTGGGTTCTGTAATCAGCACCATCACTTTAGATCCTGAATGCAGGCCATAGTCACTCAAAGTTTTTGAATCATCGCTGAGACTGATGTTGTTCCCATTGACACCTGACAGCCTCTGCCTTTCCATGGCCACTCCAAAGTGTTGGTTGATCAGACTCTTGAGCGACCCCAGAGTGGTGTGTGGCTGAACCGTCAGGGGATGTGAGTCCCCATTCAAYAGTGTTATAGTGAGTTCCATGATAGATATCTGAAAGAGGAtttcatgtattatttatttggcCTTACAATACCATAGCTCAATTGAATGATTTAGTCTAGTAACACTTCACTTAAAGCCAAcaggtataatgctttataacttgttaaAAGCATGTATGAtcctttataatgtcttataataAGGCTTTCAATATATAATGTCCACTCTCTATCAACATTTCTGCTGACTCAAATGGCTGGAATTGAGTGAGAATCATTATGAGATGATTGACAGACATAAGGGGGTATTATCATACATGCTCATGACAATTTATACGACATATTATAACCTTTATATTAACCTACAGGATTCAAGGTTACCATTGATTCAGCCCATTGTAATAACTAAAATAATGTGTTAGAGAATTGCTTGATAGCTATTTAGCTTTAACAGCAGAGTTATATAAAGTATTATAGCCTAATGATGAAAAAAATWCTTACCTTTTTCAGTAGATATTGTTGAGAAGTCCTTGTTGTGAAGTCTTGCAAACTGTTTCAACAAATAGTTTTGAGAAATCGGTATGTTGACAAAAACAACTTCTACGATTGAAGATGGTGACCGTGTACAGCTGAGCCTGGTATATAACAGCTGATCTGCCCCGCCCCTCAAATTCAGATTCGtttttcctctctgcctcccaccACTTTCGGTTTCTATTCTCTGATACTAATGATGTAGTCTGCTGCTATTTATAGAGAGTTGTGTGCAATAAATcgttttgttttttattgttgagTTAAGACTTAGAACAGAGTAAGAGCCTAAACCCCATGAAATAAAGTAGCCCAATGACTTGCTCCCATTCCAAGGATGTAKWTTTTTTTATATTTCGTTGTTGTTTATACATATCACACAAACATGTATAAAGCTCATTCCCTATAATTCGATACAATTGACTCATTCTACATCATTCCCTATAATTCTAGACAATTCCCTATCATTcacacagatactgtatgttggaCACCAGAAGGAGAAACCYTTCTAGATCATTCCCTATAATTCTAGACAATTCCCTATCATTCACACAGATACTGTATGTCYGACACCAGAAAGGGAAACCTAATGTCATTGTCGATGAAACCCCATCCTTGGGAAAACCRAGGCRCAGATTATACTGATAATGACTAACAATTGCAGGTATCTTGTGATACGTCAGACATACGTGAGTGCAGAGGGAATTTTAACAGCTATACAAATAGACACACCCTGCCTCACCTTTCCCAAAATGATAACAAGTCAGCAGTTGAACCATCACATGTTATTGTCAGCAGTTGAACCATATATCTTTCGGACTTCACATATCAGACTACCCAAAGTTATTCACCCTTATCTTCTCTAgtacaaactgtaaccagtggaAGTACAGTTACTTGCATGTTCTCCAGTAAAGACAATTTTATTTCTGCATCTGTGGACATCTCCAAGGGTCAATGACCTCTGTGCATTTTACTAATGTAATTCTAATGAGTCAGAACTGATGTCTGCCATGTCAGCTGAGGTAAGTGGTATTGAAAGCTGTTCAGAGACTACTgagaagtacagtgcattcagaaagtattcagaccccttgactttttccacattttgatacgttacacccttattgtaaaatgtattcaatggtttaatttcctcatcaatgtacacacactaccccatgacaaagcaaaaacaggtttttataaatgtttgcaaatgtattaaaaataaaaacaaatcacatttaccaagtattcagaccctttactcagtactttgttgaagcacctttggcagcgattacagccttgagtcatcttgggtatcaCGCctcaagcctggcacacctgtatttggggagtttctcccattcttctctgcaaatccattcaagctctgtcaggttgaatgtggagcgtcgctgcacagctattttcaggtctctagagatgttagatcgggttcgagtctggactctggctgagccactcaaggacattcagagacttgtcccgatgccactcctgcgttgtcttggctgtgtgcttagggtcgttgtcctgttggaaggtgaacctttgccccagtctgaggtcctgaggtcctgagcgctctggagcaggttttcatgaagtatctctctgtactttgctccgttcatctttccctcgatcctgactagtcttttAGTCCCTGAaagatgaaaatatatataaaaacatttcccTAAAGTATGATTTTCTAATGTTAAWGTCCCTCTACAAAAAAAACYTAAATACATGTMTTTTTGTCCTTGAAACCATTAattaaaatactgtagaattccatccattcctatggaggactgcttcttctaGGAAGCGTCAATATggctgaccggtggcttcaaatgCTCTCGTTGGCCagtacatagcatcagcaatccagggtttatattcATCATTTGGCCAAACATATCTGTCATAGGGCCAGACACATCTGTGCGGTGGTGGTCCTTCAAACACAAAACGTAWCGTCTAAATGCAACATATCTACCGTGACAATGCCTGTACAAAGTTTACCGATTCGAG from Salvelinus sp. IW2-2015 linkage group LG33, ASM291031v2, whole genome shotgun sequence encodes:
- the LOC111957982 gene encoding polyubiquitin translates to MELTITLLNGDSHPLTVQPHTTLGSLKSLINQHFGVAMERQRLSGVNGNNISLSDDSKTLSDYGLHSGSKVMVLITEPTHIQVFLKNEKGQTHTYEVVSGETVTQFKAKVQNKEGVPANQQRLIHEGKQLDDGKKLEDYGVRNLSTIHLTLRLRGG
- the LOC111957981 gene encoding peroxisomal membrane protein 2 encodes the protein MPVQSLPIRDSAFHVRLLHQYLILLKNYPILTKSVTSGILSAMGNLLSQALEVKRKAKEGTPVKEIDISGPARFAIYGSLITGPVSHYFYQLMEVLMPTTVPYCMVKRLLLDRLIFAPAFLLLFFFVMNILEGKRWEDFQSKVNSSYWPALKMNWKVWTPFQFININYVSVEFRVLFANMVALFWYAYLASVRK